The Tripterygium wilfordii isolate XIE 37 chromosome 5, ASM1340144v1, whole genome shotgun sequence genome window below encodes:
- the LOC119998195 gene encoding uncharacterized protein LOC119998195 isoform X5, producing the protein MEDSEKNINLEVNGLSLIDISCEDDFLVKNFPARDPQHQQSSVVDANNVDNSVGCHEEPSGEQVAQPQSRERIRKSGKYNLRKSLAWDSAFFTSADIISGGSGFLNSDELSNMIGGTEKGEKQVLPGIQEELHRSTESLSTIESDSLTLENLECDLFEDIRASIQKSSKVKNTTNLSSKVGSEAPDLPASKEVSLPSQGKKLKVAAKKPNVGTHGAGKTSKQSGELCKPPKMLGRVTPISIASTKRASLSTNNLKTDKDNAKASTAAVKGAPTLRQPASGGLRYTVPKPRAPPKSSASSSVASRTVLKTLHSSVDSAGSTSADSSSKSSLKSVTRKNDSRIRNPSTHDRTTESPSRITSIKKDQSGTSRVSSYLTSVTENSPSISPASSISEWSLESSSSSAANQRSNISRTSLDTSSGKRASAGGDTLQGSNAQKRLNDQGSDSLDSQRSGSMEDCVKKGSRGTRGLVQPASTKPTGLRMPSPKMGFFDGMKSALRSPSGSMPSHSGSPTGFLKTGAASVSQSLGKIGKIQPARAKS; encoded by the exons ATGGAGGATTCTGAGAAAAATATCAATCTCGAAGTGAATGGGCTTAGTCTCATCGACATCTCGTGCGAGGACGATTTTCTCGTCAAGAATTTTCCTGCTCGTGATCCGCAGCATCAGCAATCCTCAG TTGTGGATGCCAACAATGTAGATAACTCAGTAGGATGCCATGAAGAGCCTTCAGGGGAACAAGTAGCTCAACCACAATCACgggaaaggataaggaaaagTGGGAAGTATAACTTGCGGAAAAGTTTAGCCTGGGACAGTGCTTTCTTTACAAGCGCAG acATAATTTCTGGGGGCTCAGGTTTTCTGAACTCTGATGAGTTATCTAACATGATTGGAGGCACTGAAAAGGGCGAAAAACAAGTATTACCTGGAATTCAAGAGGAATTGCATCGGTCCACAGAATCGTTATCTACAATAGAAAGTGATAGTTTGACACTAGAAAATCTTGAGTGTGATTTATTTGAAGACATCAGAGCTTCCATCCAGAAATCCAGCAAAGTTAAGAATACAACAAATTTAAGCAGTAAAGTAGGATCAGAAGCTCCAGACCTTCCTG CTTCAAAGGAGGTGAGCCTTCCTTCTCAAGGTAAG AAGCTCAAAGTTGCAGCCAAGAAGCCAAATGTGGGAACGCATGGAGCAGGGAAAACATCAAAACAG TCCGGCGAGTTGTGTAAACCACCAAAGATGTTGGGCAGGGTTACTCCTATCTCAATAGCATCAACCAAGAGGGCTTCGTTGAGCACTAACAATCTCAAAACGGACAAAGATAATGCAAAAGCTTCCACTG CTGCTGTGAAAGGGGCTCCAACATTGAGGCAGCCTGCTTCTGGTGGTTTAAGATATACAGTGCCTAAGCCTAGAGCTCCTCCGAAATCTAGTGCCAGTTCATCAGTAGCATCGAGAACAGTGCTAAAAACGTTGCATTCCTCAGTAGATAGCGCTGGAAGTACTTCAGCAGACAGCAGCAGTAAATCTTCTTTGAAATCAGTGACAAGGAAAAATGACTCCAGAATTCGTAATCCTTCTACCCATGATCGGACCACTGAAAGTCCATCAAGAATAACTTCCATAAAGAAGGATCAGTCGGGAACCTCACGTGTTTCATCTTATTTGACGTCTGTAACCGAAAACTCTCCTAGCATATCACCTGCTAGCTCTATCAGTGAATGGTCCTTagaatcatcttcatcatctgcTGCTAATCAAAGGTCTAACATTTCAAGAACTAGCCTTGACACTAGCAGTGGAAAACGAGCCTCTGCTGGTGGTGATACTCTTCAAggctcaaatgctcaaaagcGCTTGAATGACCAAGGCTCAGATAGCCTTGATTCTCAGAGGTCTGGTTCTATGGAAGATTGTGTAAAGAAAGGTTCAAGAGGAACTCGTGGACTTGTTCAACCAGCTTCAACAAAACCCACCGGCCTACGAATGCCATCACCAAAAATGGGCTTCTTTGATGGG ATGAAATCAGCATTACGCTCTCCCAGTGGAAGCATGCCCTCTCATTCTGGTTCTCCCACTGGCTTTCTTAAAACAGGGGCAGCAAGTGTCAGCCAAAGTTTGGGAAAGATTGGAAAGATTCAACCTGCCAGAGCTAAATCATAA
- the LOC119998195 gene encoding uncharacterized protein LOC119998195 isoform X6: MEDSEKNINLEVNGLSLIDISCEDDFLVKNFPARDPQHQQSSDNSVGCHEEPSGEQVAQPQSRERIRKSGKYNLRKSLAWDSAFFTSADIISGGSGFLNSDELSNMIGGTEKGEKQVLPGIQEELHRSTESLSTIESDSLTLENLECDLFEDIRASIQKSSKVKNTTNLSSKVGSEAPDLPASKEVSLPSQGKKLKVAAKKPNVGTHGAGKTSKQSGELCKPPKMLGRVTPISIASTKRASLSTNNLKTDKDNAKASTAAVKGAPTLRQPASGGLRYTVPKPRAPPKSSASSSVASRTVLKTLHSSVDSAGSTSADSSSKSSLKSVTRKNDSRIRNPSTHDRTTESPSRITSIKKDQSGTSRVSSYLTSVTENSPSISPASSISEWSLESSSSSAANQRSNISRTSLDTSSGKRASAGGDTLQGSNAQKRLNDQGSDSLDSQRSGSMEDCVKKGSRGTRGLVQPASTKPTGLRMPSPKMGFFDGMKSALRSPSGSMPSHSGSPTGFLKTGAASVSQSLGKIGKIQPARAKS; encoded by the exons ATGGAGGATTCTGAGAAAAATATCAATCTCGAAGTGAATGGGCTTAGTCTCATCGACATCTCGTGCGAGGACGATTTTCTCGTCAAGAATTTTCCTGCTCGTGATCCGCAGCATCAGCAATCCTCAG ATAACTCAGTAGGATGCCATGAAGAGCCTTCAGGGGAACAAGTAGCTCAACCACAATCACgggaaaggataaggaaaagTGGGAAGTATAACTTGCGGAAAAGTTTAGCCTGGGACAGTGCTTTCTTTACAAGCGCAG acATAATTTCTGGGGGCTCAGGTTTTCTGAACTCTGATGAGTTATCTAACATGATTGGAGGCACTGAAAAGGGCGAAAAACAAGTATTACCTGGAATTCAAGAGGAATTGCATCGGTCCACAGAATCGTTATCTACAATAGAAAGTGATAGTTTGACACTAGAAAATCTTGAGTGTGATTTATTTGAAGACATCAGAGCTTCCATCCAGAAATCCAGCAAAGTTAAGAATACAACAAATTTAAGCAGTAAAGTAGGATCAGAAGCTCCAGACCTTCCTG CTTCAAAGGAGGTGAGCCTTCCTTCTCAAGGTAAG AAGCTCAAAGTTGCAGCCAAGAAGCCAAATGTGGGAACGCATGGAGCAGGGAAAACATCAAAACAG TCCGGCGAGTTGTGTAAACCACCAAAGATGTTGGGCAGGGTTACTCCTATCTCAATAGCATCAACCAAGAGGGCTTCGTTGAGCACTAACAATCTCAAAACGGACAAAGATAATGCAAAAGCTTCCACTG CTGCTGTGAAAGGGGCTCCAACATTGAGGCAGCCTGCTTCTGGTGGTTTAAGATATACAGTGCCTAAGCCTAGAGCTCCTCCGAAATCTAGTGCCAGTTCATCAGTAGCATCGAGAACAGTGCTAAAAACGTTGCATTCCTCAGTAGATAGCGCTGGAAGTACTTCAGCAGACAGCAGCAGTAAATCTTCTTTGAAATCAGTGACAAGGAAAAATGACTCCAGAATTCGTAATCCTTCTACCCATGATCGGACCACTGAAAGTCCATCAAGAATAACTTCCATAAAGAAGGATCAGTCGGGAACCTCACGTGTTTCATCTTATTTGACGTCTGTAACCGAAAACTCTCCTAGCATATCACCTGCTAGCTCTATCAGTGAATGGTCCTTagaatcatcttcatcatctgcTGCTAATCAAAGGTCTAACATTTCAAGAACTAGCCTTGACACTAGCAGTGGAAAACGAGCCTCTGCTGGTGGTGATACTCTTCAAggctcaaatgctcaaaagcGCTTGAATGACCAAGGCTCAGATAGCCTTGATTCTCAGAGGTCTGGTTCTATGGAAGATTGTGTAAAGAAAGGTTCAAGAGGAACTCGTGGACTTGTTCAACCAGCTTCAACAAAACCCACCGGCCTACGAATGCCATCACCAAAAATGGGCTTCTTTGATGGG ATGAAATCAGCATTACGCTCTCCCAGTGGAAGCATGCCCTCTCATTCTGGTTCTCCCACTGGCTTTCTTAAAACAGGGGCAGCAAGTGTCAGCCAAAGTTTGGGAAAGATTGGAAAGATTCAACCTGCCAGAGCTAAATCATAA
- the LOC119998195 gene encoding uncharacterized protein LOC119998195 isoform X1, with protein MISGIPRSSVTHRCMPIRINIGPLFAFTNNYVPELFFFHLYFFFSFFFFWKFQCSENLRVEFLEVVDANNVDNSVGCHEEPSGEQVAQPQSRERIRKSGKYNLRKSLAWDSAFFTSADIISGGSGFLNSDELSNMIGGTEKGEKQVLPGIQEELHRSTESLSTIESDSLTLENLECDLFEDIRASIQKSSKVKNTTNLSSKVGSEAPDLPASKEVSLPSQGKKLKVAAKKPNVGTHGAGKTSKQSGELCKPPKMLGRVTPISIASTKRASLSTNNLKTDKDNAKASTAAVKGAPTLRQPASGGLRYTVPKPRAPPKSSASSSVASRTVLKTLHSSVDSAGSTSADSSSKSSLKSVTRKNDSRIRNPSTHDRTTESPSRITSIKKDQSGTSRVSSYLTSVTENSPSISPASSISEWSLESSSSSAANQRSNISRTSLDTSSGKRASAGGDTLQGSNAQKRLNDQGSDSLDSQRSGSMEDCVKKGSRGTRGLVQPASTKPTGLRMPSPKMGFFDGMKSALRSPSGSMPSHSGSPTGFLKTGAASVSQSLGKIGKIQPARAKS; from the exons ATGATTTCTGGTATCCCTAGAAGTTCTGTCACTCATCGATGTATGCCAATTAGGATCAATATTGGCCCTTTATTTGCGTTTACAAATAATTATGTTCCAgaactttttttcttccatctgtatttttttttttccttcttttttttttggaaatttcaATGCTCAGAAAATCTTCGGGTTGAATTCTTGGAAGTTGTGGATGCCAACAATGTAGATAACTCAGTAGGATGCCATGAAGAGCCTTCAGGGGAACAAGTAGCTCAACCACAATCACgggaaaggataaggaaaagTGGGAAGTATAACTTGCGGAAAAGTTTAGCCTGGGACAGTGCTTTCTTTACAAGCGCAG acATAATTTCTGGGGGCTCAGGTTTTCTGAACTCTGATGAGTTATCTAACATGATTGGAGGCACTGAAAAGGGCGAAAAACAAGTATTACCTGGAATTCAAGAGGAATTGCATCGGTCCACAGAATCGTTATCTACAATAGAAAGTGATAGTTTGACACTAGAAAATCTTGAGTGTGATTTATTTGAAGACATCAGAGCTTCCATCCAGAAATCCAGCAAAGTTAAGAATACAACAAATTTAAGCAGTAAAGTAGGATCAGAAGCTCCAGACCTTCCTG CTTCAAAGGAGGTGAGCCTTCCTTCTCAAGGTAAG AAGCTCAAAGTTGCAGCCAAGAAGCCAAATGTGGGAACGCATGGAGCAGGGAAAACATCAAAACAG TCCGGCGAGTTGTGTAAACCACCAAAGATGTTGGGCAGGGTTACTCCTATCTCAATAGCATCAACCAAGAGGGCTTCGTTGAGCACTAACAATCTCAAAACGGACAAAGATAATGCAAAAGCTTCCACTG CTGCTGTGAAAGGGGCTCCAACATTGAGGCAGCCTGCTTCTGGTGGTTTAAGATATACAGTGCCTAAGCCTAGAGCTCCTCCGAAATCTAGTGCCAGTTCATCAGTAGCATCGAGAACAGTGCTAAAAACGTTGCATTCCTCAGTAGATAGCGCTGGAAGTACTTCAGCAGACAGCAGCAGTAAATCTTCTTTGAAATCAGTGACAAGGAAAAATGACTCCAGAATTCGTAATCCTTCTACCCATGATCGGACCACTGAAAGTCCATCAAGAATAACTTCCATAAAGAAGGATCAGTCGGGAACCTCACGTGTTTCATCTTATTTGACGTCTGTAACCGAAAACTCTCCTAGCATATCACCTGCTAGCTCTATCAGTGAATGGTCCTTagaatcatcttcatcatctgcTGCTAATCAAAGGTCTAACATTTCAAGAACTAGCCTTGACACTAGCAGTGGAAAACGAGCCTCTGCTGGTGGTGATACTCTTCAAggctcaaatgctcaaaagcGCTTGAATGACCAAGGCTCAGATAGCCTTGATTCTCAGAGGTCTGGTTCTATGGAAGATTGTGTAAAGAAAGGTTCAAGAGGAACTCGTGGACTTGTTCAACCAGCTTCAACAAAACCCACCGGCCTACGAATGCCATCACCAAAAATGGGCTTCTTTGATGGG ATGAAATCAGCATTACGCTCTCCCAGTGGAAGCATGCCCTCTCATTCTGGTTCTCCCACTGGCTTTCTTAAAACAGGGGCAGCAAGTGTCAGCCAAAGTTTGGGAAAGATTGGAAAGATTCAACCTGCCAGAGCTAAATCATAA
- the LOC119998195 gene encoding uncharacterized protein LOC119998195 isoform X4, giving the protein MEDSEKNINLEVNGLSLIDISCEDDFLVKNFPARDPQHQQSSENLRVEFLEVVDANNVDNSVGCHEEPSGEQVAQPQSRERIRKSGKYNLRKSLAWDSAFFTSADIISGGSGFLNSDELSNMIGGTEKGEKQVLPGIQEELHRSTESLSTIESDSLTLENLECDLFEDIRASIQKSSKVKNTTNLSSKVGSEAPDLPASKEVSLPSQGKKLKVAAKKPNVGTHGAGKTSKQSGELCKPPKMLGRVTPISIASTKRASLSTNNLKTDKDNAKASTAAVKGAPTLRQPASGGLRYTVPKPRAPPKSSASSSVASRTVLKTLHSSVDSAGSTSADSSSKSSLKSVTRKNDSRIRNPSTHDRTTESPSRITSIKKDQSGTSRVSSYLTSVTENSPSISPASSISEWSLESSSSSAANQRSNISRTSLDTSSGKRASAGGDTLQGSNAQKRLNDQGSDSLDSQRSGSMEDCVKKGSRGTRGLVQPASTKPTGLRMPSPKMGFFDGMKSALRSPSGSMPSHSGSPTGFLKTGAASVSQSLGKIGKIQPARAKS; this is encoded by the exons ATGGAGGATTCTGAGAAAAATATCAATCTCGAAGTGAATGGGCTTAGTCTCATCGACATCTCGTGCGAGGACGATTTTCTCGTCAAGAATTTTCCTGCTCGTGATCCGCAGCATCAGCAATCCTCAG AAAATCTTCGGGTTGAATTCTTGGAAGTTGTGGATGCCAACAATGTAGATAACTCAGTAGGATGCCATGAAGAGCCTTCAGGGGAACAAGTAGCTCAACCACAATCACgggaaaggataaggaaaagTGGGAAGTATAACTTGCGGAAAAGTTTAGCCTGGGACAGTGCTTTCTTTACAAGCGCAG acATAATTTCTGGGGGCTCAGGTTTTCTGAACTCTGATGAGTTATCTAACATGATTGGAGGCACTGAAAAGGGCGAAAAACAAGTATTACCTGGAATTCAAGAGGAATTGCATCGGTCCACAGAATCGTTATCTACAATAGAAAGTGATAGTTTGACACTAGAAAATCTTGAGTGTGATTTATTTGAAGACATCAGAGCTTCCATCCAGAAATCCAGCAAAGTTAAGAATACAACAAATTTAAGCAGTAAAGTAGGATCAGAAGCTCCAGACCTTCCTG CTTCAAAGGAGGTGAGCCTTCCTTCTCAAGGTAAG AAGCTCAAAGTTGCAGCCAAGAAGCCAAATGTGGGAACGCATGGAGCAGGGAAAACATCAAAACAG TCCGGCGAGTTGTGTAAACCACCAAAGATGTTGGGCAGGGTTACTCCTATCTCAATAGCATCAACCAAGAGGGCTTCGTTGAGCACTAACAATCTCAAAACGGACAAAGATAATGCAAAAGCTTCCACTG CTGCTGTGAAAGGGGCTCCAACATTGAGGCAGCCTGCTTCTGGTGGTTTAAGATATACAGTGCCTAAGCCTAGAGCTCCTCCGAAATCTAGTGCCAGTTCATCAGTAGCATCGAGAACAGTGCTAAAAACGTTGCATTCCTCAGTAGATAGCGCTGGAAGTACTTCAGCAGACAGCAGCAGTAAATCTTCTTTGAAATCAGTGACAAGGAAAAATGACTCCAGAATTCGTAATCCTTCTACCCATGATCGGACCACTGAAAGTCCATCAAGAATAACTTCCATAAAGAAGGATCAGTCGGGAACCTCACGTGTTTCATCTTATTTGACGTCTGTAACCGAAAACTCTCCTAGCATATCACCTGCTAGCTCTATCAGTGAATGGTCCTTagaatcatcttcatcatctgcTGCTAATCAAAGGTCTAACATTTCAAGAACTAGCCTTGACACTAGCAGTGGAAAACGAGCCTCTGCTGGTGGTGATACTCTTCAAggctcaaatgctcaaaagcGCTTGAATGACCAAGGCTCAGATAGCCTTGATTCTCAGAGGTCTGGTTCTATGGAAGATTGTGTAAAGAAAGGTTCAAGAGGAACTCGTGGACTTGTTCAACCAGCTTCAACAAAACCCACCGGCCTACGAATGCCATCACCAAAAATGGGCTTCTTTGATGGG ATGAAATCAGCATTACGCTCTCCCAGTGGAAGCATGCCCTCTCATTCTGGTTCTCCCACTGGCTTTCTTAAAACAGGGGCAGCAAGTGTCAGCCAAAGTTTGGGAAAGATTGGAAAGATTCAACCTGCCAGAGCTAAATCATAA
- the LOC119998195 gene encoding uncharacterized protein LOC119998195 isoform X3 yields MISGIPRSSVTHRCMPIRINIGPLFAFTNNYVPELFFFHLYFFFSFFFFWKFQCSENLRVEFLEVVDANNVDNSVGCHEEPSGEQVAQPQSRERIRKSGKYNLRKSLAWDSAFFTSADIISGGSGFLNSDELSNMIGGTEKGEKQVLPGIQEELHRSTESLSTIESDSLTLENLECDLFEDIRASIQKSSKVKNTTNLSSKVGSEAPDLPASKEKLKVAAKKPNVGTHGAGKTSKQSGELCKPPKMLGRVTPISIASTKRASLSTNNLKTDKDNAKASTAAVKGAPTLRQPASGGLRYTVPKPRAPPKSSASSSVASRTVLKTLHSSVDSAGSTSADSSSKSSLKSVTRKNDSRIRNPSTHDRTTESPSRITSIKKDQSGTSRVSSYLTSVTENSPSISPASSISEWSLESSSSSAANQRSNISRTSLDTSSGKRASAGGDTLQGSNAQKRLNDQGSDSLDSQRSGSMEDCVKKGSRGTRGLVQPASTKPTGLRMPSPKMGFFDGMKSALRSPSGSMPSHSGSPTGFLKTGAASVSQSLGKIGKIQPARAKS; encoded by the exons ATGATTTCTGGTATCCCTAGAAGTTCTGTCACTCATCGATGTATGCCAATTAGGATCAATATTGGCCCTTTATTTGCGTTTACAAATAATTATGTTCCAgaactttttttcttccatctgtatttttttttttccttcttttttttttggaaatttcaATGCTCAGAAAATCTTCGGGTTGAATTCTTGGAAGTTGTGGATGCCAACAATGTAGATAACTCAGTAGGATGCCATGAAGAGCCTTCAGGGGAACAAGTAGCTCAACCACAATCACgggaaaggataaggaaaagTGGGAAGTATAACTTGCGGAAAAGTTTAGCCTGGGACAGTGCTTTCTTTACAAGCGCAG acATAATTTCTGGGGGCTCAGGTTTTCTGAACTCTGATGAGTTATCTAACATGATTGGAGGCACTGAAAAGGGCGAAAAACAAGTATTACCTGGAATTCAAGAGGAATTGCATCGGTCCACAGAATCGTTATCTACAATAGAAAGTGATAGTTTGACACTAGAAAATCTTGAGTGTGATTTATTTGAAGACATCAGAGCTTCCATCCAGAAATCCAGCAAAGTTAAGAATACAACAAATTTAAGCAGTAAAGTAGGATCAGAAGCTCCAGACCTTCCTG CTTCAAAGGAG AAGCTCAAAGTTGCAGCCAAGAAGCCAAATGTGGGAACGCATGGAGCAGGGAAAACATCAAAACAG TCCGGCGAGTTGTGTAAACCACCAAAGATGTTGGGCAGGGTTACTCCTATCTCAATAGCATCAACCAAGAGGGCTTCGTTGAGCACTAACAATCTCAAAACGGACAAAGATAATGCAAAAGCTTCCACTG CTGCTGTGAAAGGGGCTCCAACATTGAGGCAGCCTGCTTCTGGTGGTTTAAGATATACAGTGCCTAAGCCTAGAGCTCCTCCGAAATCTAGTGCCAGTTCATCAGTAGCATCGAGAACAGTGCTAAAAACGTTGCATTCCTCAGTAGATAGCGCTGGAAGTACTTCAGCAGACAGCAGCAGTAAATCTTCTTTGAAATCAGTGACAAGGAAAAATGACTCCAGAATTCGTAATCCTTCTACCCATGATCGGACCACTGAAAGTCCATCAAGAATAACTTCCATAAAGAAGGATCAGTCGGGAACCTCACGTGTTTCATCTTATTTGACGTCTGTAACCGAAAACTCTCCTAGCATATCACCTGCTAGCTCTATCAGTGAATGGTCCTTagaatcatcttcatcatctgcTGCTAATCAAAGGTCTAACATTTCAAGAACTAGCCTTGACACTAGCAGTGGAAAACGAGCCTCTGCTGGTGGTGATACTCTTCAAggctcaaatgctcaaaagcGCTTGAATGACCAAGGCTCAGATAGCCTTGATTCTCAGAGGTCTGGTTCTATGGAAGATTGTGTAAAGAAAGGTTCAAGAGGAACTCGTGGACTTGTTCAACCAGCTTCAACAAAACCCACCGGCCTACGAATGCCATCACCAAAAATGGGCTTCTTTGATGGG ATGAAATCAGCATTACGCTCTCCCAGTGGAAGCATGCCCTCTCATTCTGGTTCTCCCACTGGCTTTCTTAAAACAGGGGCAGCAAGTGTCAGCCAAAGTTTGGGAAAGATTGGAAAGATTCAACCTGCCAGAGCTAAATCATAA
- the LOC119998195 gene encoding uncharacterized protein LOC119998195 isoform X2 codes for MISGIPRSSVTHRCMPIRINIGPLFAFTNNYVPELFFFHLYFFFSFFFFWKFQCSENLRVEFLEVVDANNVDNSVGCHEEPSGEQVAQPQSRERIRKSGKYNLRKSLAWDSAFFTSAGFLNSDELSNMIGGTEKGEKQVLPGIQEELHRSTESLSTIESDSLTLENLECDLFEDIRASIQKSSKVKNTTNLSSKVGSEAPDLPASKEVSLPSQGKKLKVAAKKPNVGTHGAGKTSKQSGELCKPPKMLGRVTPISIASTKRASLSTNNLKTDKDNAKASTAAVKGAPTLRQPASGGLRYTVPKPRAPPKSSASSSVASRTVLKTLHSSVDSAGSTSADSSSKSSLKSVTRKNDSRIRNPSTHDRTTESPSRITSIKKDQSGTSRVSSYLTSVTENSPSISPASSISEWSLESSSSSAANQRSNISRTSLDTSSGKRASAGGDTLQGSNAQKRLNDQGSDSLDSQRSGSMEDCVKKGSRGTRGLVQPASTKPTGLRMPSPKMGFFDGMKSALRSPSGSMPSHSGSPTGFLKTGAASVSQSLGKIGKIQPARAKS; via the exons ATGATTTCTGGTATCCCTAGAAGTTCTGTCACTCATCGATGTATGCCAATTAGGATCAATATTGGCCCTTTATTTGCGTTTACAAATAATTATGTTCCAgaactttttttcttccatctgtatttttttttttccttcttttttttttggaaatttcaATGCTCAGAAAATCTTCGGGTTGAATTCTTGGAAGTTGTGGATGCCAACAATGTAGATAACTCAGTAGGATGCCATGAAGAGCCTTCAGGGGAACAAGTAGCTCAACCACAATCACgggaaaggataaggaaaagTGGGAAGTATAACTTGCGGAAAAGTTTAGCCTGGGACAGTGCTTTCTTTACAAGCGCAG GTTTTCTGAACTCTGATGAGTTATCTAACATGATTGGAGGCACTGAAAAGGGCGAAAAACAAGTATTACCTGGAATTCAAGAGGAATTGCATCGGTCCACAGAATCGTTATCTACAATAGAAAGTGATAGTTTGACACTAGAAAATCTTGAGTGTGATTTATTTGAAGACATCAGAGCTTCCATCCAGAAATCCAGCAAAGTTAAGAATACAACAAATTTAAGCAGTAAAGTAGGATCAGAAGCTCCAGACCTTCCTG CTTCAAAGGAGGTGAGCCTTCCTTCTCAAGGTAAG AAGCTCAAAGTTGCAGCCAAGAAGCCAAATGTGGGAACGCATGGAGCAGGGAAAACATCAAAACAG TCCGGCGAGTTGTGTAAACCACCAAAGATGTTGGGCAGGGTTACTCCTATCTCAATAGCATCAACCAAGAGGGCTTCGTTGAGCACTAACAATCTCAAAACGGACAAAGATAATGCAAAAGCTTCCACTG CTGCTGTGAAAGGGGCTCCAACATTGAGGCAGCCTGCTTCTGGTGGTTTAAGATATACAGTGCCTAAGCCTAGAGCTCCTCCGAAATCTAGTGCCAGTTCATCAGTAGCATCGAGAACAGTGCTAAAAACGTTGCATTCCTCAGTAGATAGCGCTGGAAGTACTTCAGCAGACAGCAGCAGTAAATCTTCTTTGAAATCAGTGACAAGGAAAAATGACTCCAGAATTCGTAATCCTTCTACCCATGATCGGACCACTGAAAGTCCATCAAGAATAACTTCCATAAAGAAGGATCAGTCGGGAACCTCACGTGTTTCATCTTATTTGACGTCTGTAACCGAAAACTCTCCTAGCATATCACCTGCTAGCTCTATCAGTGAATGGTCCTTagaatcatcttcatcatctgcTGCTAATCAAAGGTCTAACATTTCAAGAACTAGCCTTGACACTAGCAGTGGAAAACGAGCCTCTGCTGGTGGTGATACTCTTCAAggctcaaatgctcaaaagcGCTTGAATGACCAAGGCTCAGATAGCCTTGATTCTCAGAGGTCTGGTTCTATGGAAGATTGTGTAAAGAAAGGTTCAAGAGGAACTCGTGGACTTGTTCAACCAGCTTCAACAAAACCCACCGGCCTACGAATGCCATCACCAAAAATGGGCTTCTTTGATGGG ATGAAATCAGCATTACGCTCTCCCAGTGGAAGCATGCCCTCTCATTCTGGTTCTCCCACTGGCTTTCTTAAAACAGGGGCAGCAAGTGTCAGCCAAAGTTTGGGAAAGATTGGAAAGATTCAACCTGCCAGAGCTAAATCATAA